TGTCGCGATAAGTCGCAAAAGGGGATGCTCGTCCATCCCCTTTGCGACTTATCGCGACAGGGGGAGGGTCGCAGGGAGGGGGAGTATCCCCCTCCCTCATTAATCTATTCAAAACCACTTCATCATCAGAACGGCATCCTCGCCGTTGTTATAATATCCGCCGATAACCATCACCTGAGAGTACCCAAGCTTTTTGTAAAAGCTGATCGCATCCCCGTTCGAGACACGAACCTCAAGCTGCGAGCCCTCCGCACCGCTTACGATAAACTCGTACTCCATCCTCTGCATAAGACGTCCCCCCAGACCCATCTTCCTGTATTCCGGGACGACGGCGAGGTTCATGATGTGACCGTATAGCACCTCAGATGTATCCTCGATCCCGGCGGTAATGAACCCGACTATATTCCCATCGCTCTTCAGTGTAAAAAAAGTGTTCGAGTAGTAAAACAGAACATCTCTGAACGCCTGTTCATTCCAGGGATCGGGAAACAGGTTATTCTCGATCTCGACTATCCGGGGGATATCCG
The Methanolacinia paynteri genome window above contains:
- the rimI gene encoding ribosomal protein S18-alanine N-acetyltransferase; this encodes MNNVEINRAGLPDIPRIVEIENNLFPDPWNEQAFRDVLFYYSNTFFTLKSDGNIVGFITAGIEDTSEVLYGHIMNLAVVPEYRKMGLGGRLMQRMEYEFIVSGAEGSQLEVRVSNGDAISFYKKLGYSQVMVIGGYYNNGEDAVLMMKWF